The Thiosulfativibrio zosterae genome has a window encoding:
- a CDS encoding asparaginase domain-containing protein: MQIFITGGTLDKDYHPIQGQLTFEKTQLPEMLAQANLTQPTALSVLMLKDSLEMTDADRKIITESCLNCSDNQILITHGTDTMPITAATLLKHHTQMPEKTIVLTGAMRPFALGNSDATFNLGSAIMALNLTRPGVYIAMNGQLFEAGKVTKNTQKGLFEVTSPSNNLTT, translated from the coding sequence ATGCAAATTTTCATTACCGGCGGCACCCTTGATAAAGATTATCACCCGATTCAAGGGCAACTGACATTCGAGAAAACTCAGCTGCCAGAAATGCTCGCCCAAGCTAATCTAACGCAACCCACCGCCCTAAGTGTTTTAATGCTCAAAGACAGCTTAGAAATGACCGATGCCGATCGCAAAATCATCACCGAGTCTTGTTTGAACTGCAGCGACAACCAAATCCTCATTACCCATGGCACAGACACCATGCCCATAACAGCCGCCACCCTTCTCAAACATCATACGCAAATGCCCGAGAAAACCATTGTACTCACTGGCGCTATGCGTCCTTTTGCTTTAGGCAATTCTGATGCGACGTTTAATCTTGGCAGTGCCATTATGGCGTTAAATTTAACCAGGCCTGGTGTTTATATTGCCATGAATGGGCAATTATTTGAGGCAGGTAAAGTCACTAAAAACACCCAAAAAGGGCTTTTTGAAGTCACATCACCTAGCAACAACTTAACAACTTAA
- a CDS encoding LexA family protein has translation MPNVAYLIPKRNQKLALETADPLELVDLQFVEIPLLGWTSAGQPIQMEMDYDTVSVPSTMVKKETFALRVKGNSMIEEDIKDGDIVIIERRSSAENGESVVVRINNEVVTMKKFYIEKTGIRLQPANADMEPIFITNEQIEILGIVTGILRTP, from the coding sequence ATGCCCAATGTTGCTTATCTCATCCCTAAACGCAATCAAAAACTCGCGTTAGAAACCGCCGATCCTTTAGAGTTGGTGGATTTGCAATTCGTAGAAATCCCATTACTGGGTTGGACATCTGCAGGTCAACCCATTCAAATGGAAATGGATTACGACACCGTGAGTGTGCCCAGCACCATGGTCAAAAAAGAAACCTTTGCGCTCAGAGTAAAAGGGAATTCGATGATTGAAGAAGACATCAAAGATGGCGATATTGTGATTATTGAACGCCGTTCTTCTGCTGAAAATGGTGAATCCGTGGTGGTCAGAATCAATAACGAAGTCGTCACCATGAAAAAGTTCTATATTGAAAAAACAGGGATTCGCTTACAACCGGCCAATGCCGATATGGAGCCCATTTTTATCACCAATGAACAAATCGAAATTCTAGGCATCGTTACCGGCATTTTGCGCACACCTTAA